A DNA window from Mucilaginibacter xinganensis contains the following coding sequences:
- a CDS encoding TolC family protein: MKTKYQIIYCLLTCFAVTVVRAQAPRLRLDSVLARIAVTPTLQAYDLKISAQDAYATGARSLDAPKVSAGQYQTPYLLSPNGGSFMIQAEQMFTNSSKLRAKEDYLKGISKVTAEDKNYLRNQLVAQAKQYYYARVVLEKKQVLLQNIQSLLEYMLKDANIRLTYGKEKLSNIYKAKAELYQLDNNREQLTNEISQGNIMLNTLMNRDKLTAFNVDTAVVLKDYEISLTDTAALAAQRSDIKGISRNIELQQLNAKMEYSKRKPDFGIQAAHMISYGGYANQYILMGSVTIPIVPWASREYKANLKGIRYEVQALQQKKLDLLNQAQGQLIGLRTDLSSKKKQLKNYEQNIIPALQNTYKTALQSYEQNTGDLPSVLAGIKDLQAARMEALDRLREILQLQVAYEREYEKY; encoded by the coding sequence ATGAAAACGAAATATCAAATAATATACTGTTTACTCACCTGTTTTGCAGTAACTGTGGTTAGGGCACAGGCGCCGAGGTTGCGGTTGGACAGCGTACTTGCGCGGATTGCAGTTACCCCAACGCTGCAGGCTTATGATCTTAAGATCAGCGCGCAGGATGCTTACGCCACCGGGGCCAGGAGCCTTGATGCGCCAAAGGTTAGTGCAGGGCAGTACCAAACGCCGTACCTGCTCAGTCCGAACGGAGGGTCATTTATGATCCAGGCGGAGCAGATGTTCACCAACTCATCCAAATTAAGAGCGAAGGAGGACTATTTGAAAGGCATTTCAAAAGTGACGGCGGAAGATAAAAACTATTTGAGAAACCAGCTGGTTGCCCAGGCGAAACAATATTACTATGCGCGTGTGGTGCTGGAGAAGAAGCAGGTATTACTTCAAAATATCCAAAGCTTGTTGGAATATATGCTTAAAGACGCCAACATCCGGTTAACCTACGGGAAAGAAAAGCTGAGCAACATATACAAAGCTAAAGCTGAGTTATACCAGTTGGACAACAATCGCGAACAACTTACCAACGAGATAAGCCAGGGAAACATTATGCTGAACACCCTGATGAACAGGGATAAGCTTACCGCTTTTAACGTAGATACTGCCGTTGTTTTGAAAGATTACGAAATAAGCCTTACGGATACTGCGGCCCTTGCCGCACAACGCAGCGATATAAAGGGCATTAGCCGCAATATTGAATTACAGCAATTAAATGCCAAAATGGAATACAGTAAACGCAAGCCGGATTTTGGCATCCAGGCAGCGCACATGATCAGCTACGGGGGATATGCTAATCAATATATTTTAATGGGCTCGGTAACAATTCCTATAGTGCCCTGGGCGTCCAGGGAATATAAAGCCAACTTAAAAGGGATCCGTTATGAAGTACAGGCATTGCAGCAAAAGAAACTTGATTTGCTTAACCAGGCGCAGGGGCAACTTATCGGCTTAAGAACAGATTTGAGCAGCAAAAAAAAGCAACTGAAGAACTATGAGCAAAACATAATTCCTGCTTTGCAAAATACCTACAAAACAGCCTTGCAGAGTTATGAGCAAAATACCGGCGATCTTCCGTCTGTATTAGCTGGTATTAAAGACTTGCAGGCGGCCCGGATGGAAGCTTTAGACCGACTACGGGAAATATTACAATTACAGGTAGCTTATGAAAGGGAATATGAAAAATATTAA
- a CDS encoding efflux RND transporter periplasmic adaptor subunit: MKNIKLIIIGLFAAAFSFGSCSNPKPAPAAAQVNSGVKYTCPMHSQIMEDHPGSCPICGMTLVKKSGQASEGAGISLNTVLQPVNSTVISSVNAIAPQQKEVSAAISAEGYLDFDTRTFNNIASRFSGRIEKLYIKSAFQEIHKGQRIFDIYSPDMVNAQQDLIYLSKNSPGEAGLITAARQKLLLLGMTGSQVSQVVKSGKAFYSLPVYSPYSGHVHDVAHSQMSGSPTVKPEESFNSNLPLAIKEGMYVQKGQTIFNVVDPHHLWAVLKISHTAVSGLRLNQPVKITSADLPGEAIEGKVNFIEPFLKDGDKSTSVRVYITNMDHLLKVNSLVVATIKTAAVNGLWLPGAAVQDLGQSKIVWIKEGSFYRAREVITGVTEGNEVQIKRGLSVTDSVAENAQYLTDSESFIKTQRNEK, from the coding sequence ATGAAAAATATTAAGCTCATCATTATCGGATTGTTTGCGGCGGCTTTTAGTTTTGGTTCCTGCTCAAATCCTAAACCGGCACCGGCAGCAGCGCAGGTTAACAGCGGTGTTAAATACACCTGCCCGATGCATTCACAAATAATGGAAGATCACCCGGGTAGCTGCCCTATCTGCGGAATGACCCTGGTAAAAAAATCAGGGCAGGCAAGTGAGGGGGCTGGCATTAGTTTAAATACCGTGTTGCAGCCGGTAAACAGTACCGTAATCTCTTCGGTTAATGCAATTGCGCCGCAGCAAAAAGAAGTGTCTGCCGCGATTTCAGCAGAGGGATACCTTGATTTTGATACCCGTACATTTAATAATATAGCATCCCGGTTTTCCGGGCGGATTGAAAAGCTTTACATTAAATCTGCTTTCCAGGAGATTCACAAGGGGCAACGGATTTTTGATATCTATAGTCCTGATATGGTTAACGCGCAACAGGACCTCATCTATCTATCTAAAAACTCACCCGGAGAAGCTGGCCTGATAACTGCCGCGCGTCAAAAACTTTTATTATTGGGCATGACGGGGTCACAGGTAAGCCAGGTTGTAAAAAGCGGTAAGGCATTTTATAGTTTACCTGTTTACAGCCCGTATAGCGGGCATGTGCATGATGTTGCGCACAGCCAAATGTCAGGCTCCCCGACGGTAAAGCCTGAAGAAAGCTTTAACAGCAATTTGCCCCTGGCAATTAAAGAGGGGATGTATGTGCAAAAAGGGCAAACCATTTTTAATGTTGTGGATCCGCATCATTTATGGGCTGTCCTAAAAATTTCGCACACAGCGGTCTCTGGCTTAAGGTTAAATCAGCCTGTAAAGATCACCTCAGCTGATCTGCCCGGTGAGGCAATTGAAGGGAAAGTGAATTTTATAGAGCCATTTTTAAAAGATGGCGATAAAAGTACCAGCGTGAGGGTTTATATAACTAATATGGATCACTTGCTGAAAGTAAACAGCCTGGTTGTAGCCACTATAAAAACAGCGGCGGTTAATGGACTGTGGCTGCCAGGTGCCGCAGTACAAGACTTAGGGCAAAGTAAAATAGTATGGATTAAAGAAGGAAGTTTTTACAGAGCCCGCGAGGTAATTACCGGTGTGACAGAAGGTAATGAAGTTCAGATTAAACGCGGACTGTCGGTAACGGACAGTGTGGCAGAAAATGCCCAATATTTAACAGACAGCGAAAGTTTTATTAAAACGCAGCGCAATGAGAAATAA
- a CDS encoding efflux RND transporter periplasmic adaptor subunit yields MRNKQRSTLKKIIVAGKIVGFVLLLTALFAACKQKPQKVVKEQSKAYYTCSMHPQVHEDHDGNCPICGMKLIRVELTGANAGTVDDKIKLTASQIQLAGIQTDTIREENVGTEKILTGTVAADENKAGELSARIGGRIQQLFIRTIGEKIAAGQPVYSIYSEEIQEAEKEYLLARQQQKVLNNPDVDYAQLINAAESKLQLWGITKAQIKRLASSGKVSSTIVIQSRAGGTVSEIAVHEGDYVTEGMTILKIQALGSLWVEAQLYAAESGAVKAGDPVSVSFPDLGGQVIKGNVEFVNPELSDASKIDLVRISIPNQQGIIRPGMLANIALASGLKHALAVPASAILTDGKGSKVWLRNHDGSFSARMVQIGPGNQSYNSIISGLIAGDVVVTNGAYLLNSEAIFKNGNDQMGGMTM; encoded by the coding sequence ATGAGAAATAAGCAAAGGAGTACTCTAAAAAAGATTATAGTAGCAGGCAAAATTGTAGGGTTCGTTTTGCTGTTGACCGCTCTGTTTGCCGCTTGTAAACAAAAGCCACAAAAAGTAGTGAAGGAACAAAGTAAGGCTTATTACACCTGTTCTATGCATCCGCAGGTACATGAAGATCATGATGGTAATTGTCCCATTTGCGGTATGAAACTCATTCGGGTAGAGCTAACCGGGGCCAATGCCGGCACTGTTGATGATAAAATAAAACTTACCGCATCGCAAATACAATTGGCAGGCATCCAAACAGACACCATAAGGGAAGAAAACGTTGGCACCGAAAAAATATTAACAGGCACCGTTGCAGCCGATGAAAACAAAGCAGGGGAGCTAAGCGCCAGGATAGGTGGGCGAATTCAGCAATTATTTATCAGGACCATCGGCGAAAAGATAGCGGCGGGCCAACCTGTTTATTCCATTTATAGCGAAGAAATACAGGAAGCAGAAAAGGAATATCTTTTAGCCAGGCAACAGCAAAAGGTTTTGAATAATCCCGATGTGGATTACGCTCAACTAATTAACGCCGCCGAAAGTAAGTTACAGCTATGGGGAATTACCAAAGCGCAGATAAAGCGTTTAGCGTCTTCAGGAAAGGTATCATCAACCATCGTCATTCAAAGCAGGGCGGGTGGTACGGTAAGTGAAATTGCGGTACACGAAGGCGATTACGTAACTGAAGGTATGACCATTTTGAAAATACAGGCACTGGGCAGCTTATGGGTTGAAGCACAGCTTTATGCTGCCGAATCGGGAGCTGTTAAAGCCGGCGATCCTGTAAGTGTATCGTTCCCCGACCTCGGCGGACAAGTGATTAAAGGGAATGTTGAATTTGTAAACCCCGAACTGTCAGATGCATCTAAAATTGACCTTGTGCGCATCAGTATTCCGAATCAGCAAGGAATCATCAGGCCCGGGATGCTCGCCAATATCGCCCTTGCCAGCGGTTTAAAACATGCGTTGGCGGTGCCTGCGTCTGCTATTTTAACAGATGGGAAAGGCAGCAAAGTTTGGCTAAGAAACCATGATGGGAGCTTTTCTGCAAGAATGGTACAAATTGGCCCGGGCAATCAAAGCTACAATTCGATAATTTCAGGGTTGATTGCAGGAGATGTGGTGGTAACCAATGGTGCCTATTTATTGAATAGTGAAGCCATATTTAAGAACGGGAATGATCAAATGGGCGGAATGACAATGTAA
- a CDS encoding SRPBCC family protein: protein METITVQVVIDAATEKVWDFWTKPEHITQWTHASDDWHAPYAENDVRTGGKFKTTMAAKDGSFSFDFEGTYIEVKTYNLLEYILEDSRKVKIDFIKEGDKTKVIETFDPEGTNPVEMQKGGWQAILDNFKKYTETN from the coding sequence ATGGAAACAATTACTGTGCAGGTTGTTATTGATGCAGCTACTGAGAAAGTTTGGGATTTTTGGACAAAACCTGAACACATTACCCAATGGACACACGCATCTGACGACTGGCATGCACCCTATGCAGAAAATGATGTACGTACGGGTGGCAAGTTCAAAACAACAATGGCAGCAAAAGACGGCAGCTTCAGTTTCGATTTTGAAGGCACTTACATCGAAGTGAAAACATATAACCTGCTTGAATACATACTAGAGGACAGCAGAAAAGTTAAAATAGATTTTATAAAAGAGGGTGACAAAACCAAAGTTATTGAAACCTTTGATCCGGAAGGTACTAACCCGGTTGAGATGCAAAAAGGCGGCTGGCAGGCTATTTTAGATAATTTTAAGAAATACACCGAGACCAATTAA
- a CDS encoding NAD(P)-dependent alcohol dehydrogenase → MIETKAYAAQSETTPLAPWTFERREVGPHDVQFDILFCGVCHSDLHQIKNDWFPGIFPMVPGHEIVGRVVKVGDHVKKFKVGDLAGTGCLVDSCRVCENCKQDLEQYCLNGNSQTYNGLEQDGKTPTYGGYSNTIVVHEDFVLHVSDKLNLAAVAPLLCAGITTYSPLRHWKVGKGHKLAVLGLGGLGHMAVKFGVAFGADVTVLSTSPKKEADAKKLGAHHFVVTTDPEQVKAAKGTFDFILDTVSAEHDFNMYLSLLRTNGVHICVGVPPKPAEIAAFSLLGGRKSLAGSGIGGLAETQEMLDYCAENNIVSDIEMIDIKDIQTAYDRMVKGDVRYRFVIDMATL, encoded by the coding sequence ATGATTGAAACCAAAGCTTATGCGGCTCAAAGCGAAACTACACCTTTAGCCCCCTGGACGTTTGAGCGCCGGGAAGTAGGCCCGCATGATGTACAATTTGATATTTTATTCTGCGGTGTTTGCCATTCTGATCTGCACCAGATAAAGAACGATTGGTTCCCCGGGATATTTCCAATGGTGCCGGGACACGAGATTGTTGGTCGCGTGGTTAAGGTAGGAGACCACGTAAAGAAATTTAAAGTTGGTGACCTGGCCGGAACTGGTTGCCTTGTTGATTCGTGCCGTGTTTGTGAAAACTGCAAGCAGGACCTGGAGCAATATTGTTTAAACGGCAACTCGCAAACTTACAATGGCCTTGAGCAGGATGGTAAAACGCCAACCTACGGTGGTTACTCAAATACCATTGTAGTTCACGAGGATTTTGTGCTGCATGTATCAGATAAATTGAACCTGGCTGCAGTTGCCCCATTGTTATGCGCAGGCATCACCACTTATTCTCCTTTAAGGCACTGGAAAGTTGGTAAAGGACACAAACTGGCCGTGCTGGGCTTAGGTGGTCTTGGCCACATGGCCGTTAAGTTTGGCGTTGCTTTCGGCGCTGATGTTACCGTATTAAGTACTTCTCCTAAAAAGGAAGCCGATGCTAAAAAACTAGGCGCACACCATTTTGTTGTTACTACAGATCCTGAACAGGTGAAAGCAGCAAAAGGAACTTTTGATTTTATACTGGATACTGTTTCAGCTGAACACGATTTTAATATGTACCTGTCATTACTGCGTACCAATGGCGTACATATTTGCGTAGGTGTTCCGCCAAAACCAGCCGAGATTGCTGCATTTAGCTTGCTTGGCGGCCGTAAAAGCTTAGCCGGGTCGGGAATTGGCGGGCTTGCCGAAACCCAGGAAATGCTGGACTACTGTGCCGAAAATAACATCGTTTCGGATATTGAGATGATTGATATTAAAGACATCCAGACTGCTTATGATCGCATGGTAAAAGGCGATGTAAGGTACCGGTTTGTAATTGATATGGCTACTTTATAA
- a CDS encoding sensor histidine kinase — translation MKKISLLLLLLIALAKPVKSQFNYAMYSQSYPTGTTDKPANLGIITAVYETNNSFWIMNSNETLFASLSHSPAFQKERPLNFTAISTFDTAKAQFLLHGVNKTNARAYEFRVTDGNGKVMEPWSAIAKFTDDMLTSVSGMPQMAYLGGYRGDFGNKVIVDVRKKGSDKIVATSVVAWPAIKPVIGEIYTANEFDLFFKRLSRPWSYRATDEEIKRWKKHYTADQLDPQTLRPKKLILEPTDNNLIFYLLADIYDRKQVEYQLEKNGEVFSGWKENDFDNQFVWLKNLTPGQYLLKIRYNVQRQNITSYPFEVKTPWYQSTLFKVVAGILICAFLGAIILIIVNIRQKQRAERELVKKTKLQLELKSIYAQLNPHFIFNALSSIQGLINKQDIKGANNYLSDFAKLMRESLNNSNKDQTSLDKEIIALQTYLKLEQLRFGFNYQVNVDAGINAFETEIPSLLLQPLIENAVKHGVSPLQEKGLVSISFARQANDMIVSVADNGSGFFANTNSNGFGLKLTQDRIKLLNEYSRGQAISFEVKGNSPSGTIIELKFKNWFL, via the coding sequence ATGAAAAAGATCAGCCTGCTTTTATTACTTCTCATCGCGTTAGCAAAGCCTGTTAAATCGCAGTTTAATTATGCAATGTATTCGCAAAGTTACCCCACGGGTACTACCGATAAGCCCGCCAACCTCGGCATAATTACGGCAGTTTATGAAACTAACAATTCTTTTTGGATAATGAATTCAAACGAGACGCTGTTTGCCTCATTATCGCATTCGCCGGCTTTTCAAAAGGAGAGACCATTAAACTTTACGGCAATTTCCACGTTCGATACGGCAAAAGCTCAATTTCTGTTACACGGTGTTAATAAAACCAACGCCCGGGCGTACGAGTTCAGGGTAACAGATGGCAATGGCAAAGTAATGGAGCCATGGAGCGCTATTGCAAAATTTACGGACGATATGTTAACATCGGTTTCCGGAATGCCGCAAATGGCTTACCTGGGTGGTTACAGGGGTGATTTTGGGAATAAAGTGATAGTGGATGTAAGGAAAAAGGGGAGTGATAAAATAGTGGCTACCTCTGTTGTGGCGTGGCCGGCAATAAAACCGGTAATAGGCGAAATTTATACTGCTAATGAATTCGATTTGTTTTTTAAAAGGCTGAGCAGGCCATGGTCATACCGGGCAACGGATGAAGAGATAAAACGGTGGAAAAAACACTACACTGCCGATCAGCTCGACCCCCAAACGTTGAGGCCTAAAAAGTTAATCCTTGAACCAACTGATAATAACCTGATATTTTATTTGCTGGCTGATATTTACGACAGAAAACAAGTAGAATATCAACTTGAAAAAAATGGCGAAGTATTTAGCGGCTGGAAAGAAAATGATTTTGACAACCAGTTTGTATGGCTCAAAAACCTTACGCCGGGGCAGTATTTATTAAAAATACGATATAACGTACAGCGCCAAAATATAACAAGCTATCCTTTTGAAGTTAAAACACCCTGGTATCAATCAACGCTGTTTAAGGTGGTCGCCGGCATTTTAATATGCGCTTTTTTGGGTGCCATTATTTTGATCATTGTTAACATCAGGCAAAAACAACGGGCGGAGCGGGAGCTGGTTAAAAAAACAAAGCTGCAACTGGAACTAAAAAGTATTTATGCACAGCTTAACCCGCATTTTATTTTTAATGCGCTAAGTTCAATACAGGGCCTCATTAATAAACAGGATATTAAAGGAGCTAACAACTACCTGTCTGACTTTGCCAAACTGATGCGCGAATCATTGAATAACAGCAACAAGGATCAAACCTCGCTGGATAAAGAGATAATAGCTTTACAAACTTACTTAAAGCTGGAGCAATTGCGATTTGGGTTTAACTATCAAGTAAACGTTGATGCCGGGATAAATGCATTTGAAACAGAAATTCCATCGTTATTATTGCAGCCGCTGATTGAAAATGCTGTTAAGCACGGTGTATCTCCCTTGCAGGAAAAAGGTTTGGTGTCCATCAGTTTTGCCAGGCAGGCCAATGATATGATAGTAAGTGTAGCAGACAATGGCAGCGGTTTTTTTGCCAATACCAATAGCAATGGCTTTGGATTGAAGCTTACACAGGACCGGATAAAATTATTAAACGAGTATAGCAGGGGGCAGGCCATATCATTTGAAGTGAAAGGCAATTCGCCATCGGGTACTATTATCGAACTAAAGTTTAAAAACTGGTTTTTATGA
- a CDS encoding LytR/AlgR family response regulator transcription factor — protein sequence MSISAVLIDDEKHNLDNLQELLYAYCPQITVCAAALGADEGVSIILKHQPELVFLDIQMPNKTGFDLLRGLSNYDFEVIFVTAFDNYAIQAMRFAAVDYLLKPIDINELQAAVDRAVKKCRLKVQNQQLENLIHLLKSQQNKEDQRIALTTLKETRFVKTSGIIRCESSNNYSTFFLQDGEELLVSKPIYEYEEILKDYGFIRCHQSHLVNKKFVKSWKKEYGDHLLLFNGTEVPVSRSKKDEVKRALDTG from the coding sequence ATGAGCATTAGTGCAGTTTTAATTGACGACGAAAAACACAACCTGGACAATCTACAGGAACTGCTGTATGCCTATTGCCCGCAAATAACAGTTTGTGCTGCGGCGCTGGGTGCCGATGAAGGGGTCAGTATTATCCTTAAACACCAGCCAGAGCTTGTTTTTTTAGACATCCAAATGCCCAATAAAACAGGCTTTGACTTATTACGTGGACTAAGCAACTATGATTTTGAGGTAATATTTGTTACCGCTTTTGACAATTACGCCATACAAGCCATGCGGTTTGCCGCGGTTGATTACCTGTTAAAGCCCATTGATATTAATGAGCTGCAGGCAGCAGTTGACAGGGCAGTTAAAAAGTGCCGGCTTAAAGTTCAGAACCAGCAGCTTGAAAACCTAATCCATTTATTAAAAAGTCAGCAGAATAAAGAAGATCAGCGGATTGCGCTTACTACGCTTAAAGAAACAAGGTTTGTAAAAACAAGCGGGATAATACGGTGCGAATCGTCAAATAACTACAGTACTTTCTTTTTGCAGGATGGAGAAGAACTTTTGGTGAGCAAACCCATTTATGAGTACGAAGAGATACTGAAAGATTATGGTTTTATCCGCTGCCACCAGTCGCACCTGGTCAACAAAAAGTTTGTCAAAAGCTGGAAAAAAGAATACGGCGATCATCTACTGTTGTTTAACGGAACGGAAGTGCCGGTATCACGAAGTAAAAAAGACGAGGTAAAGCGAGCGCTCGACACCGGCTAA
- a CDS encoding transglutaminase-like domain-containing protein yields the protein MKKLLLICGICLVTLFADAQESKEAADFNAYYIKTDSSMHAAYALKDYPKSISLANEWFDRYDKLSPAFKQNNPGYLPGMYYNLACYTSMNGEKNKAITCFEKAYKTGFSNYTLAKTDGDLNSLRDDEQFKAVLNQLREKGDYNYVLKKAGPYNKEKADLPVFTYQAASAPELVNFKTKFNLDSVSGNGDEISKIKNLLYWVHDAVRHDGNSNNPPSKNAIDLIAVCKKDDRGLNCRMMATILKDAYQAEGFKARLVTCMPKDTADFDCHVINVVWSKNVNKWIWMDPTFGAYMRDDKGNYLSIEEVRERLINDSPLVLNDDANWNHKNKETQETYLNYISKNLYWIRCAAKSEWDLETQKKGKQAIQYVNLYPGKFTTINSTNKFGANKTEYATNNPEYFWQKPDVE from the coding sequence ATGAAAAAACTATTATTAATATGCGGTATTTGCTTAGTGACCCTTTTCGCTGATGCACAGGAGAGTAAAGAAGCAGCAGATTTTAATGCCTATTATATTAAAACAGATAGCAGTATGCATGCCGCCTATGCTTTAAAAGATTATCCTAAATCTATTTCGCTGGCTAACGAGTGGTTTGACAGGTATGATAAGCTGTCGCCCGCTTTTAAACAAAACAACCCAGGCTATTTGCCGGGCATGTACTATAACCTGGCTTGTTACACTTCAATGAATGGTGAAAAAAATAAAGCCATCACCTGTTTTGAAAAGGCTTATAAGACAGGGTTTTCGAATTATACGCTGGCAAAAACAGATGGCGATTTGAACAGCCTGCGCGATGATGAGCAGTTTAAGGCAGTATTAAATCAGCTAAGAGAAAAAGGAGACTATAACTATGTGCTAAAAAAAGCCGGTCCTTATAACAAGGAAAAAGCTGATCTGCCCGTATTCACTTATCAAGCTGCCAGCGCTCCTGAGCTGGTTAACTTTAAAACCAAATTTAACCTTGACTCAGTAAGTGGTAACGGTGATGAGATCAGCAAAATTAAAAACCTGCTTTATTGGGTACATGATGCGGTAAGGCATGATGGCAATTCAAATAACCCGCCATCAAAAAATGCGATTGACCTGATAGCTGTTTGTAAAAAGGATGACCGTGGCTTAAACTGCCGCATGATGGCAACCATTTTAAAAGATGCTTACCAGGCCGAAGGTTTTAAAGCAAGGCTGGTGACCTGTATGCCCAAAGATACAGCAGATTTTGACTGCCATGTAATTAACGTTGTATGGTCAAAAAACGTGAATAAATGGATTTGGATGGACCCTACTTTTGGCGCATATATGAGAGACGACAAGGGAAACTATTTGAGCATTGAAGAAGTGAGGGAGCGATTGATCAATGATAGTCCGCTGGTTTTGAATGACGACGCCAACTGGAACCATAAGAACAAAGAAACACAGGAAACCTACCTTAATTATATATCGAAAAACTTATACTGGATAAGATGTGCCGCTAAAAGTGAATGGGACCTGGAAACCCAAAAGAAGGGCAAACAGGCTATTCAGTATGTTAATTTATATCCCGGTAAATTTACCACCATAAACAGCACTAATAAATTCGGGGCGAACAAGACCGAGTATGCGACTAATAACCCGGAATATTTTTGGCAGAAACCGGATGTTGAATAA
- a CDS encoding DUF1801 domain-containing protein, whose product MNVQEQINEYITSQPEPKLSDMQQLHQLMLQILPGCKLWFDNGKNSENKTVSNPTIGYGSYTIKYADGKTRDFFQIGLSANKTGISVYILGIKDKTYLAQTFGKKLGKASVTGYCIRFKTLKDISTEILEAAIRYGTQVTNED is encoded by the coding sequence ATGAACGTACAAGAGCAGATCAACGAGTATATTACCAGCCAGCCTGAACCAAAACTTAGCGATATGCAACAGCTGCACCAGCTCATGCTCCAAATTTTACCAGGTTGTAAATTATGGTTCGACAATGGAAAAAACAGCGAAAATAAAACTGTTAGTAACCCTACCATAGGCTATGGATCTTACACCATAAAATATGCTGATGGAAAGACCCGGGATTTTTTTCAAATTGGTTTAAGCGCCAACAAAACCGGGATCTCTGTCTATATCCTGGGTATCAAAGATAAAACTTATTTAGCCCAAACGTTTGGAAAAAAACTGGGAAAGGCTAGCGTGACCGGGTATTGCATCAGGTTCAAAACCCTAAAAGATATCAGCACTGAAATACTTGAAGCGGCAATACGCTATGGGACTCAGGTTACCAACGAAGATTAA
- a CDS encoding GNAT family N-acetyltransferase gives MYTIRKATLNDVETIIDIAEKTWWPSYSPILEKEQISFMLGEIYSVAKIKLQIDNSSQIYLLLLEDEKPVAFAAYSPREENPEIYKLHKLYCLPETQGKGYGKVLINAVAHKTIEAGKHILDLNVNRHNKAKSFYEKMGFEVAYEEDIAIGPYWMNDYVMRKEL, from the coding sequence ATGTACACTATCCGGAAAGCAACATTAAACGATGTTGAAACCATTATAGATATTGCAGAAAAAACCTGGTGGCCCTCTTATTCGCCTATATTAGAAAAAGAGCAGATCAGCTTTATGCTGGGTGAGATCTATTCCGTTGCAAAGATCAAATTGCAAATAGACAATAGCTCGCAAATCTATTTGTTACTGTTGGAAGATGAAAAACCTGTTGCATTTGCGGCATACTCGCCCAGGGAAGAAAATCCTGAAATTTATAAGCTGCACAAGCTTTACTGCCTGCCCGAAACGCAGGGAAAAGGCTACGGCAAGGTGCTGATAAATGCGGTAGCTCATAAAACCATTGAAGCCGGTAAACATATTCTCGATCTGAATGTGAACCGGCACAACAAAGCAAAGAGCTTTTACGAAAAAATGGGCTTTGAAGTGGCTTATGAAGAAGATATTGCCATTGGCCCGTATTGGATGAATGATTATGTGATGCGGAAGGAATTATAA
- a CDS encoding ABC transporter ATP-binding protein, with protein sequence MIEIKNLKKIYNGVTVVNIPGVAIATGESVGLVGNNGAGKTTLFRMMLDLIRPETGQVLMKGEPVAGNEDWKNFTASYLDEGFLIDYLTPEEYFYFIGGLHQQSRAHVDDFMAGLTDFFNGEILKKGKYIRDLSKGNQCKVGVASCLLQSPQLLMLDEPFANIDPSTQFRLKSIVKDLNKNKGVTTLISSHDLNHITDVCDRILLMEKGVIIKDIATSSSTLNELQEYFGVGQTAATHIKVDEEENH encoded by the coding sequence ATGATTGAAATTAAAAACCTTAAGAAAATATATAACGGCGTAACCGTTGTAAATATCCCAGGCGTTGCAATAGCAACGGGCGAAAGCGTTGGCCTGGTAGGCAATAACGGCGCAGGGAAAACTACCTTGTTCCGCATGATGCTTGATCTTATCCGTCCCGAAACCGGGCAGGTTTTGATGAAGGGGGAACCAGTTGCCGGAAACGAGGACTGGAAAAACTTTACCGCATCGTACCTTGATGAGGGCTTTTTGATAGACTATCTTACCCCCGAAGAATATTTTTATTTTATTGGCGGCCTGCACCAGCAAAGCCGGGCGCATGTTGACGACTTTATGGCAGGCCTTACCGATTTTTTTAACGGCGAGATCCTGAAAAAAGGGAAATACATCCGCGATCTTTCAAAAGGCAACCAGTGTAAAGTTGGTGTCGCGTCGTGCCTGTTGCAAAGCCCCCAATTGCTGATGCTGGATGAGCCTTTTGCCAATATTGACCCCAGCACACAGTTCAGGCTAAAAAGCATTGTGAAGGACCTCAACAAAAACAAAGGTGTAACAACGCTGATTTCCAGTCATGATCTTAATCATATTACCGATGTGTGCGACCGCATCTTATTAATGGAGAAAGGCGTGATCATTAAAGATATTGCAACCAGTTCATCCACCTTAAATGAGCTGCAGGAATATTTCGGGGTTGGGCAAACTGCAGCAACCCATATAAAAGTTGACGAAGAAGAAAATCATTAA